One window of the Brevibacterium limosum genome contains the following:
- the uvrB gene encoding excinuclease ABC subunit UvrB — MSSERPLPAIGHRPDVTREVAPFEVVSEYSPSGDQPTAIREISDRLDAGERDIVLLGATGTGKSATTAWLIEQVQRPTLIMAPNKTLAAQLANEFRQLLPNNAVEYFVSYYDYYQPEAYVPQTDTFIEKDSSINDEVERLRHSATNSLLTRRDVVVVSTVSCIYGLGTPEEYVDRMVTLHKGDECDRDELLKRFVSMQYARNDMAFTRGTFRVRGDTVEIIPQYEELALRIEFFGDEIESLQTLHPLTGEIVRDEDTIHVFPASHYVAGENRMATAISGIEEELQKRLSEFESQNKLLEAQRLKMRTTYDLEMMESMGFTSGIENYSRHIDGREPGSAPNCLLDYFPEDFLLVVDESHVTVPQIGGMYEGDMSRKRTLVEHGFRLPSAMDNRPLKFDEFRERVGQSVYLSATPGSFELGNADGYVQQIIRPTGLVDPEIKVKPTKGQIDDLLDEIKTRVDANERVLVTTLTKKMAEDLTDYLLEHDIRVQYLHSDVDTLRRVELLTELRAGEFDVLVGINLLREGLDLPEVSLVAILDADKEGFLRSSTSLIQTIGRAARNLNGQVHMYADTVTDSMRTAIDETDRRRAIQIAYNEEHGIDPAPLVKRIADITERLQREDEDTRELLTEFDYGKGRRGYNSTLTDEQREAAGRSGSLRPPAADLTELIESLTSQMHTAAAELQFELAARLRDELSDLKQELRQMKEAGHA; from the coding sequence ATGAGCTCAGAACGCCCCCTGCCAGCGATCGGCCACCGCCCCGACGTCACCCGCGAAGTGGCGCCCTTCGAGGTCGTCTCCGAGTACTCGCCCTCCGGTGACCAGCCGACGGCGATCAGAGAGATCTCCGACCGGCTCGACGCAGGGGAGCGGGACATCGTCCTCCTCGGTGCCACCGGTACGGGCAAATCGGCGACGACTGCGTGGCTGATCGAACAGGTGCAGAGGCCCACACTGATCATGGCGCCGAACAAGACACTCGCCGCGCAGCTGGCCAACGAGTTCCGACAGCTGCTGCCCAACAACGCAGTCGAGTACTTCGTCTCCTACTACGACTACTACCAGCCCGAAGCCTATGTGCCGCAGACGGACACGTTCATCGAGAAGGACTCATCGATCAACGATGAGGTCGAGCGACTCCGGCACTCGGCCACGAACTCGCTGCTGACCAGGCGCGATGTCGTGGTGGTCTCGACAGTGTCGTGCATCTACGGTCTCGGCACACCGGAAGAGTACGTCGACCGGATGGTCACCCTCCACAAGGGAGACGAATGCGACCGGGACGAACTGCTCAAACGCTTCGTGTCCATGCAGTACGCCCGCAACGATATGGCCTTCACCCGCGGCACCTTCCGCGTCCGCGGGGACACCGTCGAGATCATCCCGCAGTACGAGGAGCTGGCGCTGCGGATCGAATTCTTCGGAGACGAGATCGAATCGCTGCAGACCCTCCACCCGCTGACGGGTGAGATCGTCCGCGACGAGGACACCATCCACGTGTTCCCGGCCAGCCACTACGTCGCCGGTGAGAACCGGATGGCCACCGCGATCAGCGGCATCGAGGAGGAGCTGCAGAAACGACTGAGCGAATTCGAGTCGCAGAACAAACTGCTCGAAGCCCAGCGGCTGAAGATGCGCACGACCTATGACCTCGAGATGATGGAGTCGATGGGCTTCACCTCCGGCATCGAGAACTACTCCCGGCATATCGACGGCCGCGAACCCGGTTCGGCACCGAACTGTCTGCTTGACTACTTCCCCGAGGACTTCCTCCTCGTCGTCGACGAATCCCATGTCACGGTCCCGCAGATCGGCGGCATGTACGAGGGCGATATGTCGCGCAAGCGCACCCTCGTCGAACACGGTTTCCGCCTGCCCAGTGCCATGGACAACCGGCCGCTGAAGTTCGATGAGTTCCGGGAGCGGGTGGGTCAGAGCGTGTACCTGTCCGCCACGCCCGGCAGCTTCGAACTCGGCAACGCCGACGGCTACGTCCAGCAGATCATCCGTCCGACCGGCCTCGTCGATCCCGAGATCAAGGTCAAACCGACGAAGGGTCAGATCGACGACCTGCTCGATGAGATCAAGACCCGCGTCGATGCGAACGAACGTGTCCTCGTGACGACGCTGACGAAGAAGATGGCCGAAGATCTCACCGACTATCTGCTCGAGCACGATATCCGCGTTCAGTACCTCCACTCAGACGTCGATACCCTGCGACGTGTGGAGCTGCTCACAGAGCTGCGCGCCGGCGAGTTCGATGTGCTCGTCGGCATCAACCTGCTGCGTGAGGGCCTCGATCTTCCCGAAGTCTCCCTCGTCGCGATCCTCGACGCCGACAAGGAAGGATTCCTCCGGTCGTCGACCTCGCTCATCCAGACGATCGGTCGTGCCGCTCGAAACCTCAACGGCCAGGTGCACATGTACGCCGATACGGTCACGGATTCGATGCGCACCGCCATCGACGAGACCGACCGCAGACGTGCCATCCAGATCGCCTACAACGAAGAGCACGGAATCGACCCGGCCCCGTTGGTCAAGAGGATCGCGGACATCACCGAACGTCTGCAGCGTGAGGACGAGGACACTCGCGAGCTGCTCACCGAATTCGACTACGGCAAGGGCAGACGCGGTTACAACTCGACGCTGACCGACGAACAGAGGGAAGCCGCCGGCCGGTCCGGGTCGCTGCGTCCGCCGGCAGCCGACCTCACCGAGCTCATCGAATCGCTGACCTCGCAGATGCACACGGCTGCCGCGGAGCTGCAGTTCGAACTCGCCGCACGTCTGCGCGATGAGCTCTCCGACCTCAAGCAGGAGCTGCGCCAGATGAAGGAGGCCGGGCACGCCTGA
- a CDS encoding TerC/Alx family metal homeostasis membrane protein encodes MDILSSTLAAGGNAAAASESPIPVWFMITSGIIVVAILVFDLLLVVKRPHTPSMREASIWVAFYVALALVFAGALFAIGDAQHGSEFLTGWLLEYSLSIDNLFVFIIIMGSFSVPRKYQQEVLMVGIIIAIIFRGIFILAGAAIISAFVEVFFIFGIFLLIVAYRQAFGNEDDGDGENGLIRFLRKRINVVDEYHGNKLRVTLDDNKKYWTPMFIVFIAIGSTDVMFALDSIPAIFGVTQNAFLVFTANVFALMGLRQLYFLLGGLVDKLVYLHYGIAAILAFIGVKLVIHALHSSDWEFLSWGHSIPEVPTWLSLTFIVFAMVVATVASLMKMKKDGISFKDIGSEESEEA; translated from the coding sequence ATGGATATCCTGTCCTCCACGCTCGCGGCCGGCGGCAATGCTGCGGCAGCGAGCGAATCTCCGATCCCCGTCTGGTTCATGATCACCTCGGGAATCATCGTCGTTGCGATCCTCGTCTTCGACCTTCTTCTGGTCGTCAAGCGGCCACACACCCCGTCGATGCGGGAAGCGAGCATCTGGGTCGCCTTCTACGTCGCCCTGGCCCTCGTCTTCGCCGGTGCGCTCTTCGCCATCGGCGATGCCCAGCACGGCAGCGAATTCCTCACCGGTTGGCTGCTCGAGTACTCGTTGAGCATCGACAACCTGTTCGTCTTCATCATCATCATGGGCAGCTTCTCGGTACCGCGGAAGTACCAGCAGGAAGTGCTCATGGTCGGCATCATCATCGCCATCATCTTCCGCGGCATCTTCATCCTCGCGGGTGCGGCGATCATCAGCGCCTTCGTCGAAGTCTTCTTCATCTTCGGCATCTTCCTCCTCATCGTCGCCTACCGGCAGGCCTTCGGGAACGAAGACGACGGAGACGGAGAGAACGGACTCATCCGGTTCCTGCGGAAGCGGATCAACGTCGTCGACGAATACCACGGCAACAAGCTGCGTGTCACTCTCGACGACAACAAGAAGTACTGGACCCCGATGTTCATCGTCTTCATCGCCATCGGCTCGACCGATGTGATGTTCGCGCTCGACTCGATCCCCGCGATCTTCGGCGTCACGCAGAACGCATTCCTCGTGTTCACCGCGAACGTGTTCGCACTCATGGGACTGCGTCAGCTGTACTTCCTGCTCGGAGGACTCGTCGACAAGCTCGTGTACCTCCACTACGGAATCGCCGCGATCCTCGCCTTCATCGGTGTGAAGCTCGTCATCCACGCTCTGCATTCGAGCGATTGGGAGTTCCTCTCCTGGGGCCATTCGATTCCCGAAGTGCCGACGTGGCTGTCCCTGACCTTCATCGTCTTCGCCATGGTGGTGGCCACGGTCGCCTCGCTGATGAAGATGAAGAAGGACGGCATCTCATTCAAGGACATCGGCTCCGAAGAGTCCGAAGAGGCCTGA
- a CDS encoding YciI family protein, whose protein sequence is MPVFAVTYHYGPDTDTRMEHRPAHRQWQAEMNEAGTILASGPLDDDPQPGGLLILSAADRAEVEGHLAQDPYAPLGVIESTVIREWTPVFGSFAQG, encoded by the coding sequence ATGCCGGTCTTCGCCGTCACCTATCACTATGGTCCCGATACGGATACGCGGATGGAACACCGCCCCGCGCATCGTCAATGGCAGGCGGAGATGAATGAGGCCGGGACGATCCTCGCCTCCGGTCCCCTGGACGATGATCCGCAGCCGGGAGGGCTGCTGATCCTCAGCGCAGCCGATCGTGCGGAGGTCGAAGGGCACCTCGCTCAGGATCCCTATGCGCCCCTCGGTGTCATCGAGTCGACGGTGATCCGCGAGTGGACTCCCGTGTTCGGATCCTTCGCCCAGGGCTGA
- a CDS encoding DEAD/DEAH box helicase produces MARLQEIPAEFADDDTIYESFAEYCAEIGVEPYPAQDEAFLTILAGDNTIMATPTGSGKSLVALFALYQSFTRGIRSYYTAPLKALVSEKFFSLIDAFGAENVGMITGDSTVNADAPVICATAEILANQALREGGMLDAGMVVMDEFHYVADPSRGWAWQVPLLEMPQTQFVLMSATLGDTTDIRRTMTETTGRDSSVVTSATRPVPLDYEYSTETLSDTLRGLVRNDKAPVYVVSYSQNGAIDLATNLLSVDLASKDQKAAIAAALKGFTFSKGFGQSLRKLLLHGVGVHHAGMLPKYRRLIEQLALKGLLLVISGTDTLGVGINVPIRSVLLTGLTKFDGRKMRRLSVREFQQLAGRAGRAGFDTRGYVIAQAPEHVIDNLKAEAKAANDDKKKKKKVRKKAAPVGFVGWSEETFAKLIDGESETLRPRMKIDHSTILNLVARPGSDVSTISDFIDKTHETRDRRLDLKLTAISIGRSLSDAGLIEVRGKELVATQDLGPQFALNQPLAPFVLAALDLLDEDDDTYALDVVSIVEATTSVPFQILKGQLDRIKGETLAELKAEGVEYAERMTILDEIESPAPLAEVLDPAFDHFVETHPWLDRGGFEPKSVVRDMCEQAMGFTQFVGYYSLARAEGSLLRYLTDVYRALLHNVPAENRTEELETIIEWLGETIARTDSSLLDEWRILQGLDPTEHSDDLPAPDRRFSENTKVFTAEIRNAMFHRVLLAERANYTELGRLDAESGFDSRAWEDAIEDFYDEYGELFVDQKARGREYIDITPGSDTWSVRQILADPDDNKDWAVDAEVDVAASDESGDIVLRILSVGEIGR; encoded by the coding sequence GTGGCCAGATTGCAGGAGATCCCAGCGGAATTCGCGGACGACGACACGATCTATGAGTCCTTCGCCGAATACTGCGCAGAGATCGGCGTAGAGCCGTACCCGGCTCAGGACGAGGCGTTCCTCACGATCCTCGCCGGAGACAATACGATCATGGCGACCCCGACCGGTTCGGGGAAGTCGCTCGTGGCGCTCTTCGCCCTCTACCAATCCTTCACCCGTGGGATCCGGTCCTACTACACGGCCCCGCTCAAGGCGCTCGTGAGCGAGAAGTTCTTCTCCCTCATCGACGCCTTCGGCGCCGAGAACGTCGGGATGATCACCGGCGACTCCACCGTCAACGCCGATGCTCCCGTGATCTGCGCCACGGCAGAGATCCTGGCCAACCAGGCGCTGCGCGAAGGCGGAATGCTCGACGCCGGAATGGTCGTCATGGACGAATTCCACTATGTCGCCGACCCCTCCCGTGGCTGGGCCTGGCAAGTGCCCCTCCTCGAGATGCCGCAGACGCAGTTCGTCCTCATGTCGGCGACCTTGGGCGACACCACCGACATCCGACGGACGATGACGGAGACGACCGGACGCGACTCCTCCGTGGTCACCTCGGCGACCAGGCCCGTCCCGCTCGACTACGAATATTCGACCGAGACTCTCTCCGACACCCTGCGCGGACTCGTCCGCAACGACAAAGCCCCGGTCTACGTCGTCTCCTACTCCCAGAACGGAGCCATCGACCTCGCCACCAACCTGCTCTCGGTCGACCTCGCCTCCAAAGATCAGAAAGCCGCGATCGCCGCAGCCCTCAAGGGCTTCACCTTCAGCAAGGGATTCGGACAGAGCCTGCGCAAACTGCTCCTCCACGGCGTCGGCGTCCACCACGCAGGAATGCTGCCGAAGTACCGGCGACTCATCGAACAGCTCGCACTCAAGGGCCTGCTGCTCGTCATCTCCGGCACCGACACCCTCGGTGTGGGCATCAACGTGCCCATCCGCTCCGTGCTGCTGACCGGACTGACGAAGTTCGACGGCCGGAAGATGCGCAGGCTCAGCGTCCGCGAGTTCCAACAGCTCGCCGGACGTGCCGGCCGCGCCGGGTTCGACACCCGTGGCTACGTCATCGCCCAGGCCCCCGAACACGTCATCGACAATCTCAAGGCCGAGGCCAAGGCCGCGAACGACGACAAGAAGAAAAAGAAGAAGGTCAGGAAGAAGGCCGCCCCCGTCGGATTCGTCGGCTGGTCGGAAGAGACCTTCGCGAAGCTCATCGACGGCGAATCCGAGACCCTGCGGCCGCGGATGAAGATCGACCATTCGACGATCCTCAACCTCGTCGCCCGACCCGGCTCCGATGTGTCCACCATCAGCGACTTCATCGACAAGACCCACGAGACCCGGGACCGCCGACTCGACCTCAAACTCACCGCGATCAGCATCGGACGCTCCCTCAGCGACGCCGGTCTCATCGAGGTCCGCGGGAAGGAGCTCGTCGCCACCCAGGACCTCGGTCCCCAGTTCGCGCTCAACCAGCCGCTGGCGCCGTTCGTCCTCGCCGCCCTCGACCTCCTCGACGAAGACGACGACACCTACGCCCTCGACGTCGTCTCCATCGTCGAAGCGACCACCTCCGTGCCGTTCCAGATCCTCAAGGGCCAGCTCGACCGGATCAAGGGGGAGACGCTGGCCGAGCTCAAGGCCGAAGGCGTCGAATACGCCGAACGCATGACGATCCTCGACGAGATCGAAAGCCCCGCACCCCTGGCCGAGGTGCTCGACCCGGCCTTCGACCATTTCGTCGAAACCCATCCCTGGCTGGACCGAGGCGGCTTCGAACCCAAATCCGTCGTCCGCGACATGTGCGAACAGGCCATGGGCTTCACCCAGTTCGTCGGCTACTACAGCCTCGCCCGGGCCGAGGGCAGCCTGCTGCGCTATCTCACCGACGTCTACCGCGCGCTGCTGCACAATGTGCCGGCGGAGAACCGGACCGAGGAACTCGAGACCATCATCGAATGGCTCGGCGAGACCATCGCCCGCACGGACTCCTCCCTGCTCGACGAATGGCGGATCCTGCAGGGCCTCGACCCCACCGAGCACTCCGATGATCTGCCGGCACCCGACCGCCGCTTCTCCGAGAATACGAAGGTCTTCACCGCAGAGATCCGCAACGCCATGTTCCACCGGGTGCTGCTGGCCGAACGCGCGAACTACACCGAGCTCGGCCGCCTCGACGCCGAATCGGGATTCGACTCCCGCGCCTGGGAGGACGCGATCGAGGACTTCTACGACGAATATGGGGAGCTTTTCGTCGACCAGAAGGCCCGCGGTCGGGAATATATCGACATCACACCCGGTTCAGACACATGGAGCGTCCGCCAGATCCTCGCCGACCCCGACGACAACAAGGACTGGGCCGTCGACGCCGAGGTGGACGTGGCCGCCAGCGACGAATCCGGAGACATCGTGCTCCGCATCCTCTCCGTCGGAGAGATCGGCAGATGA
- the uvrA gene encoding excinuclease ABC subunit UvrA, with protein sequence MKTNNGEQVTGVSHLDTLWVKGARAHNLKNVEIALPRDSMVVFTGLSGSGKSSLAFDTIFAEGQRRYVESLSSYARMFLGQMDKPDVDFIEGLSPAVSIDQKSTSRNPRSTVGTITEVYDFLRLLWARIGIPHCPVCGEVITKQTPQQIVDQLLELEERTKFLVLAPVVRSRKGEFVDLFTDLQSKGFSRAVVDGEQISLSEPPTLEKQYKHTISVVVDRLVAKPGMRPRLTDSVETALGLADGRIDIELVDAGTTRTFSEHMSCPNEHPLAIDEIEPRSFSFNSPFGACPTCDGIGTRLQVDEDLVVPDEDLSLGSGAIAPWSGGKQVAKYFNRLLKGLGDELGFDMKTPWKKLPKTAKTAILTGKDYKVHVKYKNRFGRERTYSTGFEGVYQYIQRKHEETESDWSRERYESYMREIPCASCQGTRLKPEILAVKVGDRSIAEVSELALDEAAQFLGALELSDRDAAVAAQVMKEINARLGFLLDVGLDYLSLNRAAGTLSGGEAQRIRLATQIGSGLVGVLYVLDEPSIGLHQRDNRRLIETLNKLKDLGNTLIVVEHDEDTIEAADWIVDIGPGAGEHGGEVVYSGPVPGLREAPGSITGDYLAGRREIQIPPTRRPTDKDRMVTVEKAVENNLRDVTVSFPLGVLTAVTGVSGSGKSTLVNEILYTQMANVLNGASRVPGRHKRVTGLDNLDKVVHVDQSPIGRTPRSNPATYTGVFDHVRRLFAETESAKVRGYLPGRFSFNVKGGRCENCSGDGTIKIEMNFLPDVYVPCEVCQGARYNRETLEVTFKGKNIAEVLDMPIEEANDFFAAIPAISRHLKTLVEVGLGYVRLGQPATTLSGGEAQRVKLAAELQKRSRGRTVYVLDEPTTGLHFEDISKLLMVLQGLVDKGNTVIVIEHNLDVIGNADHIIDLGPEGGRGGGQIIAQGTPEEVAEVTSSHTGRYLKPMLDA encoded by the coding sequence ATGAAAACCAATAACGGTGAGCAAGTGACAGGCGTCTCCCATCTCGACACCCTGTGGGTCAAGGGCGCGCGAGCACACAATCTCAAGAACGTCGAGATCGCGCTGCCCCGCGACTCGATGGTCGTGTTCACCGGCTTGTCCGGTTCCGGCAAATCCTCGCTGGCCTTCGACACGATCTTCGCCGAGGGACAGCGACGCTACGTCGAATCCCTGTCCTCGTATGCCCGGATGTTCCTCGGGCAGATGGACAAACCGGATGTCGACTTCATCGAAGGGCTGTCTCCGGCGGTGTCGATCGATCAGAAGTCGACCTCGCGCAACCCGCGTTCGACCGTCGGCACGATCACCGAGGTCTACGACTTCCTCCGCCTGCTGTGGGCACGGATCGGCATCCCCCACTGCCCGGTCTGCGGTGAAGTGATCACGAAGCAGACCCCGCAGCAGATCGTCGATCAGCTGCTCGAACTCGAGGAGCGGACGAAGTTCCTCGTCCTCGCCCCTGTCGTCCGCTCTCGCAAGGGCGAATTCGTCGACCTCTTCACCGATCTGCAGTCCAAGGGCTTCTCCCGCGCAGTCGTCGACGGTGAGCAGATCAGCCTGAGCGAACCGCCGACCTTGGAGAAGCAGTACAAGCACACGATCTCCGTGGTCGTCGACCGCCTCGTCGCCAAACCGGGAATGCGCCCACGCCTGACCGATTCCGTCGAGACCGCCCTCGGATTGGCCGACGGCCGCATCGACATCGAACTCGTCGACGCGGGCACGACCCGCACATTCTCCGAGCACATGTCGTGCCCGAACGAGCACCCGCTGGCGATCGACGAGATCGAACCCCGCTCGTTCTCCTTCAACTCGCCCTTCGGCGCCTGCCCCACCTGCGACGGCATCGGCACCCGCCTCCAGGTCGACGAAGACCTCGTCGTCCCCGACGAGGACCTCAGCCTCGGCTCCGGTGCGATCGCCCCCTGGTCGGGCGGCAAGCAGGTCGCGAAGTACTTCAACCGTCTGCTCAAGGGTCTCGGCGACGAACTCGGCTTCGACATGAAGACGCCCTGGAAGAAGCTGCCGAAGACCGCGAAGACCGCGATCCTCACCGGCAAGGACTACAAGGTCCACGTCAAATACAAGAATCGCTTCGGCCGTGAACGCACGTATTCGACCGGCTTCGAAGGCGTCTACCAATACATTCAGCGCAAACACGAAGAGACCGAATCCGATTGGTCCCGGGAACGCTACGAGTCGTATATGCGTGAGATCCCCTGTGCCAGCTGCCAGGGGACTCGGCTCAAGCCCGAGATCCTCGCGGTCAAGGTCGGCGACAGGTCGATCGCCGAAGTCTCCGAACTGGCCCTCGACGAGGCCGCGCAGTTCCTCGGCGCGCTCGAACTCAGCGACCGTGACGCGGCTGTGGCGGCGCAGGTGATGAAGGAGATCAACGCGCGACTCGGCTTCCTCCTCGACGTCGGCCTCGACTACCTCAGCCTCAATCGGGCCGCCGGCACCCTGTCCGGAGGCGAGGCCCAGCGCATCCGCCTGGCCACGCAGATCGGCTCGGGACTCGTCGGCGTCCTCTATGTCCTCGACGAACCCTCGATCGGTCTGCACCAGCGCGACAACCGTCGGCTCATCGAAACGCTCAACAAGCTCAAGGACCTGGGCAATACCCTCATCGTCGTCGAACACGACGAGGACACCATCGAAGCAGCCGACTGGATCGTCGACATCGGCCCCGGCGCCGGCGAGCACGGGGGAGAGGTCGTCTACTCGGGGCCGGTGCCGGGCCTCAGAGAGGCTCCGGGCTCGATCACCGGCGATTACCTGGCCGGTCGTCGCGAGATCCAGATCCCGCCGACTCGACGTCCCACCGACAAGGACCGGATGGTCACCGTCGAGAAGGCGGTGGAGAACAACCTGCGCGATGTCACGGTGTCCTTCCCACTCGGTGTGCTCACCGCGGTCACGGGTGTCTCCGGCTCAGGCAAATCGACACTCGTCAACGAGATCCTCTACACGCAGATGGCGAATGTCCTCAACGGCGCCTCCCGCGTGCCCGGACGCCACAAACGGGTGACCGGTCTGGACAACCTCGACAAGGTCGTCCACGTCGACCAGTCACCGATCGGCCGGACCCCACGGTCGAACCCCGCCACCTACACCGGCGTGTTCGACCATGTGCGCAGACTCTTCGCCGAAACCGAGTCGGCGAAGGTCCGCGGCTACCTGCCCGGCCGATTCTCCTTCAACGTCAAGGGCGGTCGCTGCGAGAACTGCAGCGGCGACGGCACCATCAAGATCGAGATGAACTTCCTGCCCGACGTCTATGTCCCCTGCGAGGTCTGCCAGGGAGCCCGGTACAACCGGGAGACCCTCGAAGTCACCTTCAAGGGCAAGAACATCGCCGAAGTCCTCGACATGCCCATCGAAGAGGCCAACGACTTCTTCGCCGCGATCCCCGCGATCTCCCGGCACCTGAAGACCCTCGTCGAGGTGGGACTGGGCTACGTCCGTCTCGGACAGCCGGCGACGACGCTGTCCGGTGGAGAGGCGCAGCGCGTCAAGCTCGCTGCCGAACTGCAGAAGCGTTCGCGCGGACGCACCGTCTACGTGCTCGACGAACCGACGACCGGTCTGCACTTCGAAGACATCTCCAAGCTGCTCATGGTCCTCCAGGGGCTCGTCGACAAAGGCAATACGGTCATCGTCATCGAACACAACCTCGATGTCATCGGCAATGCCGACCACATCATCGACCTCGGACCCGAGGGCGGTCGCGGCGGCGGTCAGATCATCGCCCAAGGCACCCCCGAGGAAGTCGCCGAGGTGACCTCGTCCCACACGGGGCGGTACCTCAAACCGATGCTCGACGCCTGA
- the uvrC gene encoding excinuclease ABC subunit UvrC translates to MPDPSSYRPATGSIPTSAGVYRFRDPDRRVIYVGKAKNLRNRLNSYFANPAQLHPRTSTMVHTANSVEWTVVDTEVEALQLEWTWINEFNPRFNVMFRDDKSYPYLAITMNDEVPRAYITRGKRRKGIRYFGPFAQVWAIKETLDLLLRAFPMRTCTPGVYRRAERSGRPCLLGYIDKCAAPCVGQISKDDHKDLARSISDFMSGNTGRFISHRQKEMASAAAELDYERAARLRDEISALQKVLDKSAVVLSVSADCDIFALVTEEFEASVQVFHVRQGRIRGQRGWIIERSDDHTPAELTTDYLRQAYSGLDAEAIPKEILVDTLPADLDSLEAWLSQLRGSRVTVRVPERGEKKAALETVEKNAKEALVQHKLKRSSDLTTRSQALKEIQEHLDLPEAPLRIECIDISHTQGSNVVASLVVFEDGMAKKRDYRHFAIHGEAAADDTASMYDVVSRRFSRYLEQMTAEEPDERFGYRPSLLVVDGAGPQVAAATRALIDLGIVDISVVGLAKRLEEIWVPDDPFPVILPRNSEGLFLMQRLRDEAHRFAISYHRSKRAKAMTSSVLDDIAGLGESKRTALLRHFGSVKKVRAATAEEICEVKGIGPALAAKIVAALAD, encoded by the coding sequence ATGCCCGACCCATCCAGCTACCGCCCGGCGACGGGATCGATCCCGACCTCGGCCGGGGTCTACAGATTCCGTGACCCCGACCGGCGGGTGATCTATGTCGGAAAGGCGAAGAACCTCCGCAACCGGCTCAACTCGTACTTCGCCAATCCCGCCCAGCTGCATCCCCGCACCTCGACGATGGTCCACACCGCGAATTCCGTGGAATGGACCGTCGTCGACACCGAGGTCGAAGCGCTGCAGCTCGAATGGACGTGGATCAACGAGTTCAACCCGCGGTTCAACGTCATGTTCCGCGATGACAAGTCCTACCCGTACCTCGCGATCACGATGAACGACGAAGTGCCCAGGGCTTATATCACCCGCGGAAAACGGCGCAAGGGCATCCGCTACTTCGGCCCCTTCGCTCAGGTGTGGGCGATCAAGGAGACCCTCGACCTGCTGCTCAGGGCCTTCCCGATGCGCACCTGCACCCCCGGTGTCTACAGGCGGGCCGAACGCAGCGGCCGGCCCTGCCTGCTCGGCTACATCGACAAATGCGCTGCCCCCTGCGTCGGTCAGATCAGCAAGGACGACCACAAGGACCTGGCCCGCAGCATCTCCGATTTCATGTCCGGCAACACCGGTCGGTTCATCAGTCACCGGCAGAAGGAGATGGCCAGTGCCGCGGCCGAACTCGACTACGAGCGGGCAGCCCGTCTGCGCGACGAGATCTCCGCTCTGCAGAAGGTCCTCGACAAGTCTGCCGTGGTTCTGTCCGTCAGCGCCGACTGCGATATCTTCGCCCTCGTCACCGAGGAGTTCGAAGCCTCCGTCCAGGTCTTCCATGTGCGCCAGGGCCGCATCCGCGGTCAGCGCGGCTGGATCATCGAACGCTCCGACGACCACACTCCTGCGGAGCTGACCACCGACTACCTGCGACAGGCCTACTCCGGTCTCGACGCCGAAGCCATCCCGAAGGAGATCCTCGTCGACACCCTGCCGGCGGACCTGGACTCCCTGGAAGCGTGGCTGAGTCAGCTGCGCGGTTCCCGCGTGACCGTGCGGGTGCCCGAACGCGGCGAGAAGAAGGCCGCGCTGGAGACCGTGGAGAAGAACGCGAAGGAAGCTCTCGTCCAGCACAAGCTCAAACGCTCTTCCGACCTGACGACCCGCAGCCAGGCGCTCAAGGAGATCCAGGAGCACCTCGACCTGCCGGAAGCGCCGCTGCGCATCGAATGCATCGACATCTCCCACACCCAGGGATCGAACGTCGTCGCCTCCCTCGTCGTGTTCGAGGACGGAATGGCGAAGAAGCGCGACTACCGTCACTTCGCCATCCACGGGGAAGCCGCGGCCGACGACACGGCCTCGATGTACGACGTCGTCTCCCGTCGCTTCAGCCGTTACCTCGAACAGATGACCGCCGAGGAACCCGATGAGCGTTTCGGCTACCGGCCGAGTCTCCTCGTCGTCGACGGTGCCGGACCGCAGGTCGCCGCCGCCACCAGAGCACTGATCGATCTCGGCATCGTCGACATCTCCGTCGTCGGTCTGGCCAAACGCCTCGAAGAGATCTGGGTGCCGGACGATCCGTTCCCCGTCATCCTGCCGCGCAACTCCGAAGGGCTCTTCCTCATGCAGCGGCTGCGTGATGAGGCTCACCGCTTCGCCATCTCCTACCACCGATCCAAACGGGCGAAGGCGATGACGAGCTCGGTGCTCGACGACATCGCGGGTCTGGGGGAGTCGAAGCGGACCGCGCTGCTGCGGCATTTCGGATCAGTGAAGAAGGTCCGCGCCGCCACCGCCGAGGAGATCTGCGAGGTCAAGGGAATCGGTCCCGCCCTCGCCGCCAAGATCGTCGCGGCTCTGGCCGACTGA